The window AGGTATGAATTCTCTCTGTTCTACACATCTATTTGATTGTCTCCCACCTTATATTCTAGAggatcttattttattttagtgaaTCCCGGGTGAAACACCTTATGTGGTACGTGATATGTAAACATCAGGTAGAAAGGAGAATAATAGAAAATCATATGATTGGAGAAGCCTTTCTAATCCAGAATTTGAATGAGACAATAAGTGTCcttttgattgaataaatttttgggCTAGGATAGTAGAAATTTCTGCTCCTTTTAGTACCTTTATTTTTTGACTCATTATGAAATGAGTTAATTCCAAAATTGGGAAAGAAGTATTTTGAGTCAGAGTCTGGGATTTGAGACTTTAATATCtgatttcctttattttcatttttctttgctttttcttCTGATAAGCAAAGTATTCCATAGAAAGGGCAATATAAAAGGAGGCAAACCCTAGTACAATGAAAGTACATATGGAACAactgaaaaacaaaataaaaaaagcatcCCAAAACCAAGGATGGTTTTGTATTCAGCATTTTCCATCAGCTTATTCTCTTTGTTCTTCATCAGCTGTTCAGATATCCACATTAATCTTATTATGTGCATTGTGAGGTTGCTTGTGTTGCAattctcttctattttcttttttccattagAATCCTTGTTTGGGCCTTTATCACTGCATTCAGGCATTGCAAGCATGGAATTACTTGTTTTATATGGAGTATAGACCAAGTTCTGtgcacacacaaacacacacacacacacacatttcaattgccattaaaaaagaaacaaatttgaaatatatctACATGGCTGACTGAGTAAATGGATACATGGCAAGGAGTGGTAAGGTCTTCTGAAATGAGTCATTACTAACGTGCCGTAACAACCTTGCATTCATTTGTTTGGTCTATGTACAATTTACTTATGGCATTGTTTTCATTGCCACTTTTCTCCAGGCACTGTTCTAAAATGATGTTTTGACTGGTCAAAAAAATGTGGACTAACATTTCTTCCAGAAGAAAATACCATCAAAATGGAAAACTAGAATATATTTGACACAGCAAGTCCGATCAGCTACGTTGACTAGATTGGAACAGTGTCGATGACGCTTCAATCTTTTAACATGGGCGTGCTTAATTCAATGATTCTGAGTCTGTCATGTTTATCTGTAAATACTTGACCTCAACTGAAATGGTTTCATTGCCATCCTTAGCCACTTATTTTCTTGAGCTTGTTTCCTCTTCACCCTATATTGGAATGGCAAAAATGTATTCCTCTAGTGCCTCTAAAGTCATGGTGGCAGCTATTTTTATTGCACTAATGTTTCTCACGTCCTCTGAGGTGGCTGCCGTAATTCTCCAGGACACAACTCCAGAACTCGGTCTGTTGAAAATCTCCAGCTGgagtagtgttttattttttgcttgtgCCAACATATGTTGCTTTACAGTATCAAAATGAAGACATCGCCCAATCTTCTCATAAACCTAAAAGACCATGATGCAAtctcaaattaaattttagactCTGGAAGATCCACTTCGCTTGtccctttttcttcttgatttcaGTGGTTGTGCATGCATGCAGTTCAATATATGAACATTTAGTTTCTGAGAGTCACAGAGTTGATTGAACTTTAGGAATGGACATGGTGACTAATTAAGCAGCATTCAATCATCAATTGTCCACTTATTTATGTGTTTTGACCATGTATAATTTCATGGTGCAGGGCGAAGGTTTTTACGTGCATCCCTTCAAGCTGATTACAGTGGTGGAGGTTATGGGTCGGGATGGGGAGGATATCCTCCAAAAAATTCATAACTAtcgaagaaaaataaaaactcgtTGTGTTTCCCAATAACTTGGAGATGATGTTGTCTATGCGTGTTATCCTATGCTCAGCACCTGCAAATAATGTCATGTTTCATGGAGAATATGATGTTATGAAATTGTACTTTTAGAAGGATCAAATGTTATAATAAAAGCTGTAGTGAATGATACATGGTGGATCTCTCTGTAAACTAGATTGCATCACTATGATGTTTAATTGATTTGAGTTATCAAGTATTAGAATGAAAAGGGTGGGCAACCCGAACTTGCCAACATGTTAATTGAATTCAATCAACAAAACATTCAAATGGTGTTGGATTGATTATGCCTTGTATTCCTGTTCCTTCGGTACTTGATTTATTCCTGGTCTTCTAGCTAGAGTTCATACTGAATCCCCATGCCATTTTCTGTGCAAAATCTGAAGATTCTGAATCTCTATAGGTTGTTCCAACAGGttacaagaagaaaataagaaaaaattctgCAGTTTTGTTAGTAACAATAGTGTTTCTCAATTCTCCATTTTGGTAGAGATTTCTTAGGGAgccaagaagagaaaagattCAAAAAGTTTACTCTTTCAGCAATCAGTAACCAAACCGAAAAGAAAGTAGGTCGAGTTAACTTTGTCACTGAGGGAGCTATAGTCAACTACATTTTGAAGAGTAGGGTTCTTTGCATGGTGCTGAAGGATTGAGACGACCATCTAATCCTGCTTTTTGTTATTTGCACTTCTACAATGGAGTAATTATGTCGAGAATTCTTGGTAGATATGATTTCATTACTCCCCATTTTTGGCAAGCAGCAGAATGGGGTTCAATCTGTCTGACAATGTTTTCAGGTAAGTGGTAGGTtggaaagaatgaaaatgaaagtgcAGTTTGATTTCTCAGTCAGGGTCTTGTGGGGTTCAATCTTTCCAAGTTGTAAGTTGTAACCCTAGTTAAAAACCTGATGGAGCTAATGGAATAGTATCTTTGAAAGTCAAAGGCACATGGCAGAGAAATTTTCTTCCTTCACTAGTGCCTTGGAAAAGTTCGGCCCATTGAGAGGTACATTTTCCTAACCTCCAATTGATAGTTATAATAATCATTTTGTcatgattttgaatttatagCTACATTGTGGGTTGTTCTGGCAATTAAATTGCCCTGCTTACCTAGAGTGCTGTTGCTCTCAATATTGCCAGGAGAAATAGGGAATGTGCTATTCTCTGAAAGCTTGATTCAAGTGGGTTGTGCAGGTAAACTTACCTTGATTTAAACCTTCCTGCTAAATTTCCTGTTCTGAAACCATTTGTAGAAGCTGAACTTCAGAGTAGGGCATCTTTGGTAGCAACCCCTTGAAAGAAGGAGATGAACAACTCATTAATCccttaaaatcattaaattgggATGTGTATATGGGAAAATTGGCATggctataaaaattttaatttggtacCATCAAAGAGTCACAATCAGATTAAATTGTAGCTCAAGAAACTTAGAGCATTCATACAACAACAGACAAATATGTAATAAAACTATGTCTGCAAGATAATTATTAAAGACAATGGGAGGGATGAAGAGCCTCACAGCTCCAGAAGAAATTTTCTTATCTCTTGCAACTTGGTTAAAGTTTCTCTCATAGTTAAACGGTCACTAGGGGAATGATCGGCACAACACAAACCAACTCTTATTATGGCTGCCAAGCACTCTTCATTTTATTTCGCCCAACGCTGATGGTACTGCTTGTGCTGCTGTGGTTGCTGCTTGCAGAGGAACTGATAAAGGGGCTAAGCTCCGAAGAATTAGTATGACTGAAAATCCCAGGATCAACAATTTCTGAAACTTGATTTGCTTGCACTGCCAATGCATATTTTTTCTGGTTTAGACCTTGCTGAAAGATCTCATCAGTGGGCTTCCTTGCTGTGAATATCTCAAGCAGCAGAATTCCAAAACTGTAGACATCTCCATTTGTTGAAGCTTTTCCACCCAAACCATACtctaattaaaacaaatgaCAGCATATTAGAATATCAATACCAAGTCTAAACAACTAGTCGTTTAGCAAGTTCAGTTTTGATCAATACCTGGAGCAATGTAGCCAATTGAGCCCTTTAGTCCTATTGTGCTGCTTTCACTCTGTGATGGATTTTGAGAAAGGAACCTTGCCAATCCAAAGTCTCCCACATGAGCAGCCATATCATCATCCAAAAGCACATTTCCAGGTTTCAAATCACAATGGACTATAGGTGGGTCACAGTCATGGTGCAGGTAATCCATGGCAGAAGCCACGTCTATGGCGATATTCAATCTCTGGATTAAGGTCAGACTCGACATAGATTGGGAGTCTTCCGGGTTCAACCAATTATATAAACTACCGTTAGACATGAACTCCATGACCAAGGCCTTGAATTCACCTCCTGTGTGATCAATGCTAGAGCATGAAGTGATAACCTTCACAAGGTTCCGATGCCGAATATTCCTCAGAGCTTCACATTCTGCATAGAAACTCTGAGAAGCTTTGCTCTGCTGCAGGTCAAGGACCTTTATAGCAAGGGTGGTGCCGGCTCCATCTTCACCAGTTCTGAGAACTCCTTTATAAACAGACCCGAAGCCTCCTTCTCCTATCAAATTTTCGGCTGCAAAACTGTTTGTTGCTAGCCGGATTTCAAAATAAGACATCTTTTCAGGAAACCCCTTGAAAGGACGGGAACAGGAACTTTCCTTTGTCcccttcttttccttcttcGGGAGACCAATGCCCATATGGAATAGAAGATTACACACATTAACAAAGTGAAGCCCACAACTGCAATGCTGATGGTGAGTCCAAAATGCTTGCTTTGCTTCTTCTTTGTACTACATGTATGGAGTCTCAGCTTCCCTGCAACCTCTTGGTCACTTCCACAAAGCATATCATTTCCTTGGAGAGAATCCCAGCTAAGATTCATGAACACCCCACTCCTTGGAACTTGTCCTTCCAAGTCATTGAAAGACAAATTTAAGCTTTGCAAAACCTTAAGACTCCCCAAATCTTCGGGGATTGGGCCAGAGAGATTGTTGGAAGAAAGATCCAAGCTCTTCAATGCCACTAGTTTGCCCACTTTATCCGGTATTGAGCCCATTATTCCATTTCTTGCCATGCTAAGAGTTTGCAAACTTAAGCAGTTGCCAATTGTTTCTGTGATGTTTCCGGAGAACTGGTTGTCAGAAACATTCAATAAGGAGAGCTGCTTCAGGCTACCGACTTCAATGGGGAGAGAACCTGCAGAGAATTTTTTCTAACCATAGTTTACTGAGACCAGAGAGTGAGAAAATCTCTATTGGTATGCTGCCATTTAGCCTGTTCCAAGATAGACCCAGGGTGTTTAATTGCTGGCATTCACCAATACTCACAGGGATTCTACCAGAAAACTGATTGTATCCCAATGTGAGCATATACAATTGTGTAAGATTCCCAAAGATATTAGGAATTTCTCCTGAGAACATGTTTTCGTGGACAAAAATTCTCTGCAGTTTGTTGAGTTTTCCTATGGAATTTGGTAGCTCACCTGTGAAAAGATTTTGCTGCATTGTCAAGGATATGAGGCTCTGAAACTTATCAATTCCTCTGGGTAATTTCCCAGTAAAGAGATTGCTTTCAATGCAAAAATGTTGAAGATGGGCTGACAGATTTGCAACTGAACTTGGAAGGTCGCCGGCCAGTTTGTTGGAATTCAGAATGAGGCTTTCCAATAGGGTACAGTTTGTGAGGGAATCGAATACCTGAAGATTCAGCTCTGTGGTGGAAGAGAGATTATTCACTCCTAGATTTAGCATGATAAGTTTATTCATGTTCCCAAGGAAAGGAATTGACccttgaaataaatttgaagagagGTCAAGAAACTGAATTTCTGAAGCATTGTTTAAAGAACTGGGTATCAATCCTTCAAAGCTGTTCTCAGCCAACAAGAGTTGCCTGAGATTAGGGAGAGCAAGACCCA is drawn from Vitis riparia cultivar Riparia Gloire de Montpellier isolate 1030 chromosome 18, EGFV_Vit.rip_1.0, whole genome shotgun sequence and contains these coding sequences:
- the LOC117905440 gene encoding LRR receptor-like serine/threonine-protein kinase EFR; this translates as MNTVEALDANPNKQALLSFKSTVSDPQNALLDWNSSSSHCTWFGVTCTRNRTTVQSLHLPGVGLSGIIPPHLFNLTSLQVLDLSNNSFQGQIPAGLSHCYNLREINLRRNQLVGSLPSQLGHLSRLKFMDVYANNLSGAIPPTFGNLTSLTHLNLGRNNFRDEIPKELGNLHNLVLLRLSENQFSGQIPNSLYNISSLSFLSLTQNHLVGKLPTDMGLALPNLRQLLLAENSFEGLIPSSLNNASEIQFLDLSSNLFQGSIPFLGNMNKLIMLNLGVNNLSSTTELNLQVFDSLTNCTLLESLILNSNKLAGDLPSSVANLSAHLQHFCIESNLFTGKLPRGIDKFQSLISLTMQQNLFTGELPNSIGKLNKLQRIFVHENMFSGEIPNIFGNLTQLYMLTLGYNQFSGRIPVSIGECQQLNTLGSLPIEVGSLKQLSLLNVSDNQFSGNITETIGNCLSLQTLSMARNGIMGSIPDKVGKLVALKSLDLSSNNLSGPIPEDLGSLKEMICFVEVTKRLQGS